A genome region from Sulfuricella sp. includes the following:
- the ruvA gene encoding Holliday junction branch migration protein RuvA → MIGRLSGKLLEKHPPQILLDVQGVGYEVDVPMSTFYNLPALGESVTLFTQLIVREDAHLLYGFATDHERQAFRQLLKVNGVGAKLALTILSGLSVDELSHAVMAQDAGRLIKIPGIGKKTAERLLLELKDKFAPGETGSALLGAVVKPASASSDILNALLALGYNDKEAGWAVKQLAAETGVTDGIRQALKLLSKS, encoded by the coding sequence GTGATCGGACGACTGAGCGGCAAGCTGCTGGAAAAGCATCCTCCCCAGATCCTGCTGGATGTGCAGGGCGTGGGCTACGAAGTGGATGTGCCGATGAGCACCTTCTACAACCTGCCCGCCCTGGGCGAGAGCGTGACGCTTTTTACCCAGTTGATCGTGCGCGAGGATGCACACCTGTTGTATGGCTTTGCCACCGACCACGAGCGCCAGGCCTTCCGCCAGTTGCTCAAGGTCAACGGCGTGGGCGCCAAGCTGGCGCTGACCATCCTCAGCGGCTTGTCCGTGGACGAACTGTCGCATGCCGTGATGGCGCAGGACGCCGGGCGGCTGATCAAAATTCCCGGCATCGGCAAGAAAACCGCCGAACGCCTGTTGCTGGAGCTGAAAGACAAATTTGCCCCGGGGGAAACGGGTTCGGCCCTGTTGGGCGCGGTGGTCAAGCCGGCTTCCGCCAGCAGCGACATCCTCAATGCCCTGCTGGCGCTGGGGTACAATGACAAGGAAGCCGGCTGGGCGGTGAAACAGCTGGCCGCCGAAACCGGCGTGACCGACGGCATCCGCCAGGCGCTGAAGCTGCTGTCCAAATCATGA
- the ruvC gene encoding crossover junction endodeoxyribonuclease RuvC, with protein MRILGIDPGLRVTGFGVLEKDGNHLNYIASGCIKTGDGELPQRLKIILDSIGEVIATYQPDQAAIEKVFVNVNPQSTLLLGQARGAAICALVARDLPVAEYTALQVKQAVVGNGHAGKEQVQEMVRRLLHLEGTPQADAADALACAICHAHGGQGLGGLATAGYRVKNGRLV; from the coding sequence ATCCGTATCCTCGGCATTGATCCGGGCCTGCGCGTCACTGGTTTTGGCGTGCTGGAAAAAGATGGCAATCATTTGAACTATATTGCCAGCGGCTGCATCAAAACCGGGGACGGCGAACTGCCGCAGCGCCTCAAGATTATCCTGGATTCCATCGGCGAGGTGATCGCCACCTACCAGCCGGATCAGGCGGCGATCGAAAAAGTTTTCGTCAACGTCAATCCGCAATCCACCCTGCTGCTGGGCCAGGCCCGCGGCGCGGCGATATGCGCCCTGGTGGCGCGCGATCTGCCGGTGGCGGAATACACCGCCCTGCAGGTGAAACAGGCGGTGGTGGGCAACGGCCATGCCGGCAAGGAGCAGGTGCAGGAGATGGTGCGCCGCCTGCTGCATCTCGAAGGCACACCCCAGGCCGATGCCGCCGATGCGCTGGCCTGCGCCATCTGCCATGCCCACGGCGGACAGGGGCTGGGGGGGCTGGCAACAGCGGGTTACCGCGTGAAAAATGGGAGACTGGTGTGA
- a CDS encoding DUF3368 domain-containing protein, producing the protein MPEGGSIIVTNTTPLIALAVATGSLDILSALYDRVIVPLEVSEEILAAGPQAPGVETFRKAAWLEHRKDAIELPLYLRNTLDRGEASVIQTAVAEGIEKVCIDESAGRRIARLNGLVLTGTAGILVKARQQGYPVSLSLALERMKSHGIWLGETVVRFVLAADGK; encoded by the coding sequence ATGCCTGAAGGTGGAAGCATCATCGTCACCAACACCACGCCTTTGATTGCCCTTGCGGTAGCGACAGGTAGCCTTGATATTCTGTCGGCGCTTTATGATCGCGTCATTGTTCCGCTTGAGGTTTCGGAAGAAATCCTGGCTGCCGGGCCTCAAGCGCCGGGAGTGGAGACGTTTCGTAAGGCAGCCTGGCTTGAGCATCGAAAGGATGCCATCGAACTGCCGCTCTATCTGCGCAATACGCTTGATCGCGGTGAGGCATCGGTAATCCAGACAGCCGTGGCTGAGGGTATTGAAAAGGTATGTATCGACGAGTCGGCCGGACGCCGCATCGCGCGTCTGAATGGCTTGGTGCTAACGGGTACGGCTGGAATTCTCGTCAAAGCCAGGCAACAGGGCTACCCCGTTAGCCTCTCGTTGGCGCTGGAGCGAATGAAATCGCATGGCATCTGGCTGGGTGAAACGGTGGTTCGCTTTGTTCTGGCGGCGGATGGTAAATAA
- the tolQ gene encoding protein TolQ has translation MIVNVNQDLSFLSLITNASVVVQLVMLGLLLASMMSWWYIFQKMFAINVAKQTTDKFERDFWSGSDLQSLFQKVGSREAGGMESIFEGGFQEFSKMRRQSGTDIALVMESTRRAMRAAYHRELDLLEAHLPFLATVGSVSPYVGLFGTVWGIMNAFRSLSSVGQATLAHVAPGIAEALIATAMGLFAAIPAVIAYNRYSSEIDRLATRFDSFMEEFSNILQRQAK, from the coding sequence ATCATCGTGAACGTTAATCAAGACCTGTCTTTCCTGTCCCTGATCACCAATGCCAGCGTGGTGGTGCAACTGGTGATGCTGGGGCTGTTGCTCGCCTCCATGATGTCGTGGTGGTACATCTTTCAGAAGATGTTCGCCATCAACGTGGCGAAACAGACCACCGACAAGTTCGAGCGCGACTTCTGGAGCGGATCGGATTTGCAGAGCCTGTTCCAGAAAGTGGGCAGCCGCGAAGCAGGGGGGATGGAAAGCATATTCGAAGGCGGGTTCCAGGAATTCTCCAAAATGCGCCGCCAGAGCGGCACGGACATTGCGCTGGTGATGGAGAGCACGCGCCGCGCCATGCGTGCGGCCTACCACCGCGAACTCGACCTGCTCGAAGCCCATCTGCCGTTTCTCGCCACGGTGGGCTCGGTCAGCCCTTATGTCGGCCTGTTCGGCACGGTGTGGGGCATCATGAACGCTTTCCGCAGCCTCTCCAGCGTGGGACAGGCGACGCTGGCGCATGTGGCGCCGGGCATCGCGGAAGCCCTGATCGCGACGGCCATGGGCCTGTTCGCGGCGATTCCGGCGGTGATCGCCTACAACCGCTACAGCTCCGAGATCGACCGCCTGGCCACGCGCTTCGACAGCTTCATGGAAGAGTTTTCCAATATATTGCAAAGGCAAGCCAAGTAA
- a CDS encoding type II toxin-antitoxin system RelE/ParE family toxin, translating to MIKSFRCKDTEALYQGNRVRKFEACAAQAERRLEILDNAKSIHDLMGLPSNRFEALSGDRAGQFSIRINQQWRVCFEWKETDAYNVEIVDYH from the coding sequence ATGATTAAATCTTTCCGCTGCAAGGATACGGAAGCGCTATATCAGGGCAATCGTGTCAGGAAGTTTGAGGCCTGTGCGGCACAAGCCGAAAGAAGGCTGGAAATTCTCGATAATGCGAAAAGCATCCACGACTTGATGGGTTTGCCCAGCAACCGCTTCGAGGCCTTAAGCGGCGATCGCGCCGGACAATTCAGCATTCGCATCAATCAGCAATGGCGTGTCTGCTTCGAGTGGAAAGAGACGGATGCTTACAACGTGGAGATCGTGGATTACCACTAA
- a CDS encoding HigA family addiction module antitoxin, translating to MNGMRAIHPGEILRDELDELKLSANAFAKALDVPANRITAILNEQRGITADTALRFARFFGTTPDFWMSLQSSYDVKKTREAVGQEIEKNVKPRELLAA from the coding sequence ATGAACGGCATGCGCGCCATACACCCCGGTGAAATACTCAGGGATGAGCTGGACGAGCTCAAACTATCGGCCAACGCCTTTGCCAAGGCGCTGGACGTGCCTGCCAACCGGATTACTGCGATTCTCAATGAGCAACGTGGCATTACAGCAGACACGGCATTGAGATTTGCCCGTTTCTTTGGAACCACACCTGATTTCTGGATGAGCCTGCAAAGCAGCTACGATGTCAAAAAAACGCGTGAAGCGGTAGGTCAGGAAATCGAAAAAAACGTTAAGCCACGCGAATTGCTTGCTGCCTAG
- the ybgC gene encoding tol-pal system-associated acyl-CoA thioesterase: protein MSEFAWPVRVYYEDTDSGGVVYYANYLKFMERARSELLRAHGFEQTDLISDHGVIFVVRDVHISYLRPAVFNDLLNVTVSVHAAGRSWIEFAQTVERGGDILSRAQIKIVCVNHLSFKPVEIPEIIRKKMEISS from the coding sequence ATGAGTGAGTTCGCCTGGCCGGTGCGGGTCTATTACGAGGACACCGATTCGGGCGGCGTGGTGTACTACGCCAATTACCTCAAGTTCATGGAACGCGCGCGCTCCGAATTGCTGCGCGCCCATGGCTTCGAGCAGACGGACCTGATAAGCGATCACGGCGTGATTTTTGTGGTGCGCGACGTGCACATCAGCTATCTCCGGCCCGCCGTGTTCAATGATCTGCTGAATGTCACAGTGAGCGTGCATGCTGCCGGACGAAGCTGGATCGAATTTGCCCAGACGGTCGAGCGTGGCGGTGACATTCTGTCGCGCGCGCAGATCAAAATCGTATGTGTGAACCATCTGTCATTCAAACCTGTCGAGATTCCTGAGATCATCAGGAAGAAAATGGAAATATCATCGTGA
- a CDS encoding UPF0175 family protein: MIYKKFTAHSVFNFGGKVMNIVVEVPQNLPDAIHCTPQEFTREAKMAMAAKLYEMRRLSSGMAAALAGVGRVEFLLELHHFGVAVIDLNQEELEQDVANA, from the coding sequence ATGATCTACAAGAAATTTACGGCTCATAGCGTATTTAATTTTGGAGGCAAGGTGATGAATATTGTTGTCGAAGTACCGCAAAACCTGCCCGATGCTATTCATTGCACGCCGCAGGAATTCACCCGTGAAGCCAAAATGGCGATGGCGGCCAAGCTATATGAAATGCGGCGGCTGTCTTCAGGCATGGCTGCTGCACTGGCAGGTGTGGGGCGCGTTGAATTTTTGCTTGAACTTCACCATTTTGGCGTAGCAGTGATCGATCTCAATCAGGAAGAGCTTGAACAGGATGTGGCGAATGCCTGA
- the ruvB gene encoding Holliday junction branch migration DNA helicase RuvB, with amino-acid sequence MIETDNLKTASRLISPSHASPQEEALERALRPKLLDEYVGQEKARGQLEIFIQAARMRAEALDHVLLFGPPGLGKTTLAHIIAREMGVNLRSTSGPVLERPGDLAALLTNLEPNDVLFIDEIHRLSPVVEEILYPALEDYQLDIMIGEGPAARSVKLELPPFTLVGATTRAGMLTNPLRDRFGIVARLEFYTHEELRRIVTRSARLVSVELSDEGALEIARRSRGTPRIANRLLRRVRDFAEVKASGHVTREVADAALTMLDVDSLGLDMMDRVLLLAVLEKFGGGPVGVDNLAAAIGEERDTIEDVLEPYLIQQGYLMRTPRGRVATPSAYLHFGLKRPEGGRNGELWNE; translated from the coding sequence ATGATCGAAACCGACAACCTCAAAACGGCCAGCCGCCTGATTTCCCCATCCCACGCATCGCCCCAGGAAGAAGCGCTGGAGCGCGCCTTGCGCCCCAAGCTGCTGGACGAGTACGTGGGCCAGGAGAAGGCGCGCGGGCAGCTGGAGATTTTCATCCAGGCGGCGCGGATGCGCGCCGAGGCGCTCGACCATGTGCTGCTGTTCGGCCCGCCAGGCCTGGGCAAGACCACGCTGGCGCACATCATCGCGCGCGAGATGGGGGTGAACCTGCGCTCGACTTCCGGCCCGGTGCTGGAGCGGCCGGGCGATCTGGCGGCGCTGCTGACCAACCTCGAACCTAATGACGTGCTGTTCATCGACGAGATTCACCGCCTCTCGCCGGTGGTGGAGGAGATTCTTTACCCCGCGCTGGAGGACTACCAGCTCGACATCATGATCGGGGAAGGGCCGGCGGCGCGTTCGGTCAAGCTGGAGCTGCCGCCCTTTACCCTGGTGGGCGCGACCACCCGCGCCGGGATGCTGACCAATCCGCTACGCGACCGCTTCGGCATTGTGGCGCGGCTGGAATTTTATACCCACGAGGAATTGCGCCGCATCGTCACCCGTTCGGCGCGATTGGTGAGCGTGGAACTGTCGGACGAGGGTGCGCTGGAAATCGCCCGCCGTTCGCGCGGCACGCCGCGCATCGCTAACCGCCTGCTGCGCCGGGTGCGGGATTTCGCCGAGGTGAAGGCCAGCGGGCATGTTACCCGGGAAGTGGCGGATGCCGCCCTGACCATGCTGGACGTGGATTCCCTGGGCCTGGACATGATGGACCGGGTGTTGCTGCTGGCGGTGCTGGAGAAGTTTGGCGGCGGTCCGGTGGGGGTGGACAATCTCGCGGCGGCGATCGGCGAGGAGCGCGACACCATCGAGGACGTGCTGGAGCCCTACCTGATCCAGCAGGGCTACCTGATGCGCACCCCGCGCGGCCGCGTGGCCACGCCCAGCGCCTATCTGCACTTCGGCCTCAAGCGGCCGGAGGGCGGCCGTAATGGCGAGCTGTGGAATGAGTGA